ACAATGCCCCGGTGCTCGTTTGAAAGCTCCACAGCCGTACCCACGGGAAAAATACCCACCATCTTGATGAAACGTTCAACATAGCCCGGTGCCCAGGCCTGCCCGCGCATCTTGTACATCATGCCAAGAGCCTTGTTGGGCGGCAGTGCACCCTTGTAAACACGCTTGGACGAAAGCGCGTCGTACACGTCGCTGAGCGAGAGAATGCGCCCGATAACACCAATCTGCTTGCCAGAAAGCCGGTAGGGGTAGCCCGTGCCGTTGTGCTTTTCGTGGTGCTGCTCGATGCCTTCTGTGGTTTCCTGGTCAACGCTCGAAAACTGTTTGATTTTTTCAACGCCCAGCTGCACATGCGAGCGCATGGTTTCAACTTCCTGAAACGTCAGCGAGCGGGGGGCAGTAAGAATTTCGTGTGGAATCAGCGCCTTCCCGTAATCGTGCAGCAGGCCGGACAAACCAACGCTGTGCAGGCGGTCTTCAGGCATGCCCAGAAAATTGGCAAAGGCCACGGCAAAAATGGTTACGTTGACGCTGTGGGCGTATGTGTATTCGTCTGTTTTTTTGAGCAGCGAAAGGGTCACAAGCGCATCAACGTTGCGCGAAAGACTCTTGATGATGTCTCCCACCAGCGGGCGCG
The Desulfovibrio sp. DNA segment above includes these coding regions:
- a CDS encoding HD-GYP domain-containing protein, producing the protein MRRFEAYRSYPVWKFQAKARTLHAGDQELMAHIKIPVATLRPGMYIVDPGISWLKAPLLYMQEGILASNDEINGIILQGFAEAYYDPERSCDENAAAPQPNTPLAVELQNANRIYEDAYENVKNFLESARGGALDLTFARPLVGDIIKSLSRNVDALVTLSLLKKTDEYTYAHSVNVTIFAVAFANFLGMPEDRLHSVGLSGLLHDYGKALIPHEILTAPRSLTFQEVETMRSHVQLGVEKIKQFSSVDQETTEGIEQHHEKHNGTGYPYRLSGKQIGVIGRILSLSDVYDALSSKRVYKGALPPNKALGMMYKMRGQAWAPGYVERFIKMVGIFPVGTAVELSNEHRGIVCRSNTNFPAQPCVLVAQDPDGRTIQPQFVDLTRYIGLRITRSLSVAESAEFDIPALLGGPA